The following proteins are encoded in a genomic region of Astatotilapia calliptera chromosome 22, fAstCal1.2, whole genome shotgun sequence:
- the LOC113014886 gene encoding protein C2-DOMAIN ABA-RELATED 4-like, with the protein MDSSVPLVLLLLMCSSIMVEAQLKVYDLRATDLPTVVLLTTDAYVTVSSGSTSLGKTSVRYNDPNPWWEEEFSYFYTEENDTLTLEVYDVDLVFDDQLGVCQRQLKVGTYQHDCFLTKGGTLHYTYTLG; encoded by the coding sequence ATGGACTCTAGCGTGCCCCTCGTCCTTTTGCTGCTCATGTGCAGTTCAATCATGGTCGAAGCCCAACTCAAGGTGTATGATCTGCGAGCGACTGATCTTCCCACCGTTGTCCTGTTAACCACAGATGCCTATGTCACAGTGTCCTCTGGTTCTACTTCTCTGGGTAAAACATCTGTTCGCTACAATGACCCAAACCCCTGGTGGGAAGAGGAATTCTCCTATTTCTACACTGAGGAAAATGACACGCTGACCCTCGAGGTTTATGACGTAGACTTGGTCTTTGATGATCAGCTGGGAGTCTGCCAAAGGCAGCTCAAGGTGGGAACCTATCAGCATGACTGCTTCCTGACCAAAGGCGGGACTCTCCATTATACTTATACTCTTGGTTGA